The genomic region GGTTTGGTGTATGAACACCCCTTCTACTCCAGAAAAGAATGATGTGCCGTATACATTATGTCGTGTAgttggaaaaataaaaaataatgatagtGATGGTGATAATGGTCGTAATAATCATAATGATggtaatgatgataatagtGGAAATGGTGATAATAATGGTAACGATAGTAGTGATGGGAATAAAGGTAGTAACTGCGATGAACAAATGATTCTATCTAAACACAACGATTGCAGTGGGAACACGTTTCCGAGTGATCCGAAGGGTTTATACAAAGcaaacaatttatttttattaaatcaaAAGGATAtgctaaaattaaaatatattaatgaaccAGCAATTTTGAATCATTTACACGAgagatttaaaaataaaaaatattatactaaAATGGGCCCATtgttactttttattaacccacaaataaatattaacataaataatgaGGAAACTATTCGTAAATATAGATTCACAGAAACATTAGATGACTTAAATTTAAACGAATACCATGTTGCAAGCAACGCCATGAGGAACCTAAATTCGTTAAAGAGAAATCAGTCTATTATTATCACTGGTGAATCAGGGTCAGGAAAAAGTGAAATATcaaagaatattataaattttctttcttaTACTGTAAAAAGGAGAAAGAAGGGAAAAGGCACGCTAGCAGCAGTAGATACAAGTGAGGAAGCAGAAATAGAAGCAAAAGAGGAAGTACAAGTAGCACCAGAAGCGGAAGAAGCAGTAAAGGTAGAAACAACAACGAACGAAACAGCAGTAATAGATACAGAAAAAACAACAGACACAGAAGCAGTAATAGATGCAGCAACAGACGCAGAAGCAGCAAAGGGTGGTGCTGACGCAAAGTGCGTTATTTCGAAATTGATAAAACATGCAGATGTTCTCATAGAAGCGTTCGGAAATGCGCGAACGGAGAAGAATGGAAACTCGAGCAGATTTTCAAAATTCTGTACAGTACATATAGACAGAGAGGAAAGGATAAAATCTGTGcacatgaaaaaatttttattcgaTAAAGGGCGTTTGACAAATAGAAGAGCAAACGAAAGCTcgtttaacatattttattatattataaatggatcaagtgaaaaatttaagaacatgtattttttgaaaaatgtgcaagattataacatattaaaaaatgagggCAATATTGAAAAATCAATAGATTATTCAACTAAATTTTTAGAATTACTAAAatctttaaattatatatttgatgaCGATAAGGAAATagactttattttttcagtaCTTTCAgcattactattattagGAAATGTGGAGAGCGTAAGAACACTAGCTCGTAAGTCAATATTTCGTAAAAGTTTCTTATGTGAAAGTTCTCCTAATTATGAAGAATTAcagaaaaatttagaaaattcTAGCGATGATTTACAAATAGATAGTAATACTAAATCCTTTTTAATTGCATGCAAACTACTTAATATTGATGCTGAAGAGTTGGTAAAATATTTCACAACGAATTATCTATTTAATGATGTAATACTTATGAAAATTCataatgaaatgaaaattcataaaaaaatagaaaattttattaagacATGTTATGAAGAATTATTCAATTGGGtgttacataaaattaataataaatgcacAAATGGGATAAAGGAagaaataggaaaaaatgataattatataaatatactagATTTAATACACTTTGAAAATTTCCGTGAGCAGAACTCCTTATATGAGTTGTTAGTAAATACAAGTAGTGAAGCTGTGCAAAAAATGCAGATAGATTTCTTATATAAACGAAGGACACAGGAATTACAAGAAGAGGGAATAGAACTGTTCTATGATATATCAAGTATAgacaatgaaaaattatataattcgCTAGTGCAAGGGGAACAAACAACATCTTCTCTATTTTCCTACTTAGAAAGTGTTTcaactaaaaaattatttaacaaGAGCAATTTACACATCTCTGTAGTTAACGCATTTaggaataataaatttataaaaaaggactATAATTGTTGTGATGGTAGTAATGATTATAACGATGACGATAAGGATGATGATAATCATtacaataatgataatgataatgataatgataatgataatgataacgATAACGATAACGATAATGATAACCATAGCGAAAATCCATCAGAGTTGAATAAAAAAGCATTCGTTGTCGTACATTCGGGCGGAGAAGTTCTTTACCACACTGAGAACTTTATAGATACTAACATCgaaattttaacaaatagaTTTATTGACTTAGTTAAAAAGTCGGGAAATGTGTACATGCAACAACTTTGTACTGCCTTTAAATATGATGACAATGGTAACATAGTGGAGGAAAAAAGAAGGTATAGTATTCAGTCTGctctaaaattatttagaaGGAAATATGATACTAAAAATCAAATGGCTGTTACAGTGCTGAGAAATAATTTACTTGAATTATCTAAAATGCAAGAGAACACCTTTTgtcattttattatgtgcATAAAATCTAATAGTGGTAATAAGGATTTATATTCCTTTGACACAAGGATGGTCTTAAAACAGATAACGTATTTTCACATTGTGCACATGGGGCAGCTGAAAGGCCGCTATTTTCCCCACTCATTTCGTTTTTCTGAATTCTTGTCTATTTTCAACCTGAAGAAAGGTGGAGGAGAAGGGGGAGACTCAGTCACGACTAATACAGCTATCGGCTTAGCCAGAGGCAATCGCAACAATGGAGATGTGGATGAATATATTGAACAGGAAGACGATGTAAAGAGGGGGGTGTATAACAAAGAGGTCGGTAACAATAAGCTTGACATGGAAGTGGAGGATATGAAAGTGATGGAAGACTTGCAAGAGGAGAGGGATAACAAAATGATCTATGGAGATGAGGCCGATGGCAAAGAGGAGGCACACAATGAAGGGTTAGAAAGGGAAGAGGTTCAGAATTTGTTGAAGTCTTACAACATAAGTAGGAAGGAATGGATATTAGGAGAGAGTAAAGTTTTTATGAGCGATGTTTCActcaaaatattaattaatcaTAGATTTCCAAAGTTACCGgaattgttaaaaaatggAGAAGATGAGGAGGAAAACTTGATTGATGATGAGGAAAATCCATGGAAGAATGAAGCAAAAGAGAGGACGATGTACTTAGACTGTGTgaagttaaataaaaaacgcGACAGAAAGGAGGTAAAAGAAGAGGGACAAACAGAGATTGAAATGGAAATGGAAGGAGATAGGGAAATGGAAATGGAAAGGGAAAGTGAAATGGAAAGGGAAAGTGAAATGGAAAGGGAAAGTGAAATGGAAAGGGAAAGGGAAATGGAAATGGAAAGGGAAAGTGAAATGGAAAGGGAAAGTGAAATGGATATGGAAAGAGACAGGGAAAGGGAGAAAAGAGATTTATATGCCTATTCACTGAAAGGTACAAGAGAActgaataatgaaaaacagAGATACGAGGATGACGAAGAGTTCAACGAAGAAGAAATAACCAGTGAACAGGAGGAAGAATTCGAAGTAGccgatttaaaaaaaattgatgaGTATCATAACTATGATGGTGTAAATGAAGATGACCCTGTTCTACGTTCGAATAATGAAATTTGCAAGGAAGGGGAAGAAGAAAATCGTGAACTTGTTGAACCTACTGACAAAGAGGTTAATAAATCATTTGAAGTAATAGAATCAAATAATAAGGAAAcgaaaatagaagaaaataaaggaGAAGACTCCCTTGAGGATTACGAAATGATGAACCTAGTCCATAGTgaaactatttttaaaaatagattAGATGAACTAAATGACGATTTGAAAAAGTTCAACCCCATAATTAGTCATGTGCAGAAAGATAATGTGTATAATAAAGGAATAGAAAATccatatagtaaaaaatatatgcaaagtaccataaatgaaaaaagcgACAATGAAGAGGAGAATGGTAAGCAAGATGAGGAGAAGTCTGGCAATACACATTCGGGAGAAGTCAAGGGTGAAAAATCAGCCGAAAATGAGGAGAGAAATGAACAGCAAAATGAAATGCAGAATGAACAACAGAATGAAGGGGAAGAGGGGGAAAAGGAAGGACACGTGAATGGAGCCGAAATGGGCGAGGATGATCCTAACAAGaatgaagcaaaaaaaggggagaaaaagaaaaaaaagaaaagaagaagaaagaagaaaagaagtTCATTAACAAGTAGAAAGGAGGAGGAGGAGGAGGCGGATCAGGAAAATAGGGCAGACGTGAACGAAGAAAAGGTAAAAGGAGAGGAGGGAGGAGATGATAAAGAAGAGATGAAGGAAGAGCAGAACGACCTGGATGAGATTAACAAAGAGAAGAACGACCTGGATGAGAGTAACAAAGAGAAGAACGATCTGGATGAGAGTAACAAAGAGCAGAACGACCTGGGTGAGAGTAACAAAGAGCAGAACGACCTGGGTGAGAGTAACAAAGAGCAGAACGACCTGGGTGAGGGCAAAGACGAGAAGAGCGACTTGGGTGAGAGTAACAAAGAGAAGAACTACTTGAGTGAGGGTAAAGACGAGAAGAGCGACTTGGGTGAAGTTAAAGCAGAAGTGAGCTGCCTGGGTGAACATACATTAAGCAAAAATGATACAGATAATGAAGGAATGAAGGAGAAAGAGGTACACGAAGTAGAAGAAGTGCATGAAGCAGACGCACAAGCAGATCACAGAAAGGATGAAGATGAGAATGGAGAAGATGTGAGGGATGGAGAGGCAGAGAATAATGAGAAAAAGGTGGAAGAAGTTGCTGAAGGTAAGATAAGAGAGTTAGATGACAACGAAGAAAACATGGAGGAGGATGAGgaggaaaatattaaaacagaTGAAATGGTGGAATTTATAGCAAAGGAACATGAAATGGAGGAAGAGCAGGAAGAGAGATTAGAGGAAGAAATAGTAAAGGGAGAGGAAAGAACAAAGAAGGATGAAATGGAAAGTGAAAAATCGCAGGAGTATATAATGGGAAGTGAAAAATCGCAGGAGGATATAATGGGAAGTGAAAAATCGCAGGAGGATATAATGGGAAGTGAAAAATCGCAGGATGATATAATGGAAATGGACAGATCACAAGAGAATGTAATGGAAATGGACAGATCACAAGAGAATGTAATAGAAATGGACATATCACAAGAAGATGTAATGGAAATGGACAGATCACAAGAAGATGTAATGGAAATGGACAGATCACAAGAGGATGTAATGGAGGAGGGAGATGGAAAAGAAGAAGATGATGCAGACaataatgagaaaaaaatgaacgatTTAACACAGCAAGAGGATATGAACATGTCGAATGAGGATACGAAAAATATGTTTGATGAAGACCCTGTTGATGAAAATTACATAGGTTACAATATAAACTGTTTTAAAGGTGTCCTGCCaacaaagataaaaaaaaacatgaataaattattaagtcATAAAAGTGAAgagataaattatattaagcGTATGTTGGACTGTTATGATTGTACACAGGATGGCATATATGAACATTGTATTATTGAAACAAATTatggaaataatattatagaaGGAGAAGAATTAggattatataataatgcagATTTAAAAAACCctaggaaaaaaaatgacttACTTAGTCATCTaaatgatatatacatatgtcaAGCAAATGAAAAGAAGCACTTAATgactatattaaaaaaaatggtatcAACAATAGAAATGGTACATGGAAGAAAATGGAATATCTTTTTATGCTCGTGTgagtattattttaaatcttTTGTAGCTAATGaagataaattaatattggATCAACCAAATAGTAGTGATacattgaaaaataaattattatataatgaagaatGTAATTATCACAAcaatgaaaatgaagaagtTCATAAACATAATTGTAGTCCAATCGTAGAATATTTAACTCTACCAACAAACAAAGATACACATGAAATTTCTATTTCTAATAATGCtgataagaaatatataaaagataattataatatcttATGTTTTAGATCTAGAAATACTACTAAGTTAGATTTTATGAATTCTAAAGCTTTTTATGAATCGatacattataaaaaggtacgaacaaaaaatataacacatgtacatactgatttttcttatatggatgataaaatgaaatgtaattttaaacaacatgttataaatgaatttattaataatccTAATATTACTATGGAAGATATAGGAGATAGTCTCTTAAGCTTAGCTACTCACTTTTATCATGATAAAAAAGGGACTTGGTGTGTTTTCGTTTCTAAGAGGAAAGCTTTTACTGGTGTTGTAAATATTGTGAAAAATAGATATCTCAGAATGACTGCTAAGAATGGAAATAGACGTTACAACATCGTCTTGTTTGAGACGCCGGTTTAGGGGTCCGCCCGGGCGCGAATTGCTATcgacatatatatgtgtacatattatatacgtatatataaatatatatatatatatatacatttaaatatattttttttttttctcgcAATTAATATTGTGAGTTTATGTGAACAGTGAACAAAAACAAACCTCCCTATTTTGTGCACCCGttgtatgtttttttttttttttttttttttttttttccttgccTGTTCACGTTTAAATTGTAAACTATTTTCTGAAAATGGCtatttgagaaaaaaaaaaaaaaaaataaaataaaataaaatagacaaaacaaaataaagcgaatcaaagcaaaataaaacaaaataaggcatgtcaaaacaaaataaacgcTCATATTAGGCATGTTATGACTTGCTCTCTTTCGCTGCTCTAGACGTTCCTTTTTAATGGTGTTCTTAAAGCGCAAAAAGGACGCACATACCAACATacattacttatatatatatatgtatatatatatacatgtgtgtatatacttatatattatgtacgtTTAATGCGCCCCGCTTTCCCATGTATTGTTGTAAACTCCCTTTTTTCAAAAGAACAATATAATCTTTTTGTGCTAAGAAATCATATTAAAAGTGAAAGGTAATGTCAAGGATTGTTCGTAATTAAATGAGAATGCATTTCGCCGCTAGCTACTCgcaaaatttttacttttttaactTTAGACAAAATTATAGGCTCTAGTTATTtctagaaaaaagaaaagaaaaagaaaacgaaATTTTGAGAAGAAAGAAAATGACATTTTATGCAAAAGGAAAACAATATAtcaatcaaaaaaaatatacattaaaatgcGGGAGATGGTACATATTACATTGGATATATAcgaataacatataaaacttaaaaattaaagatttaaaacttaaagatatataatttatagatttaaaaattaattttaaaattagaaaaaaaagaaaaaaagactACATGTACATGgatgtataaaaaataaacgacGTATATTTAATggtttaaaagaaatttccAAATAGACAAATGGGTGGATACACAAATGGTTGTAATAAAACTATttattacaaattatatagagccatgtactattttttttttttttttttttttttattaaatgttgCACTGTTCGCAAAGGATTATACAATgggaaaataaaatcttCTTGCATCATTTATATACGTTCTTGAAGAGTTTTTTTgtagtacatatattatgCTTTTGTGTGTTTCGAGATATTGTCAACACTTCACCCTTTTATTAATGACATAAATGCTcatgaggaaaaaaaaaacaaacaaaaacaCACACTCACACATATAAACAAACGCTTATGCGCATGAAGGCATGAACGTATGAACATATGAACGTATgaacatatgaacatatgaacgtatgaacatatgaacatatgaACGTATGAACATATGAACGTATGAACGTATGAACATATGAACGTATgaacatatgaacatatgaacgtatgaacatatgaacatatgaacatatgaACGTATGAACATATGAACGTATGAACGTATGAACATATGAACGTATgaacatatgaacatatgaacatatgaacatatgaACTTATGAACATACGAACACATGCACAcagatgtatatatatatgtacgtctACTTGCCCTTCCCCCTTATGAAAATCTTGCTTATCCTTAACTGTTCTTGGAACCCTTCTTGTTTGTGTAGTCGAAAATGGTGCCGTCATCTGAAACTAAACACTCGCCTGTCATCCTTGCTCTCATCTCAATAGCTAACTTTTTACTTAAGCTACTTCCATACGTATTAATAccaaaattttttgttcgtTTACATCCACTAGGGCTTCTCCATTCCGCCCGCCAAGCTTGAACAATACCATTAATTCTTATCATGTAAACTCCTGCAGGTGTAGAACTTGTTTTATCTAGTTTGTTATAAATACTAACATCATCTATTTCTTTTctcacatttttatttattccatttttttgactccctttattattaaacaAGTCAAGAGAAGAAGGATAGTCCTTTACTTTATGTTCAAATGTGGTACTAGGTGAGGACAATGACATATTAATCTCTTCATCTGCCATAGTTtctttatttactttttcatttaaggcaggtatatataaatgtatattactCTCTTGATTcgacattttaaaaatgtcaATGTTATTACCATCGTTGCAGTTGTAGTCGTAATCGTTGTTATCGTTGTAAACGTTGTTATGATCCTTATCATTGTTATGATCCTTATCATTGTTATCGTTGTTATGATCGTAAGTACTGTTATCGTTGTAACCATCGTTTTCATTATTACCACTGTTACCATTGGCAGGGACAGtcatatcatttttatttataaatatattacttcgTTTGCTATTTAGAATGTTTACTGGTATTCCTTTACCTCCTATAATTTCCTCACCGTTACAAAGTCTGCTTCCATCAACATTTGCATCTACGTTCATACCTACATTTACATCATCCACGTTAACATCATTGGCATCATCGTCAACTGCATCATCGTCGTTTGCATCATCATCATTTGTATCATCATCATTTCCATCGTCAACATGAACGTTTCTGCTGCTTCTTTCCTTATCATC from Plasmodium malariae genome assembly, chromosome: 11 harbors:
- the myoE gene encoding myosin E, putative, whose protein sequence is MNNNFEEPNFKEGDLVWCMNTPSTPEKNDVPYTLCRVVGKIKNNDSDGDNGRNNHNDGNDDNSGNGDNNGNDSSDGNKGSNCDEQMILSKHNDCSGNTFPSDPKGLYKANNLFLLNQKDMLKLKYINEPAILNHLHERFKNKKYYTKMGPLLLFINPQINININNEETIRKYRFTETLDDLNLNEYHVASNAMRNLNSLKRNQSIIITGESGSGKSEISKNIINFLSYTVKRRKKGKGTLAAVDTSEEAEIEAKEEVQVAPEAEEAVKVETTTNETAVIDTEKTTDTEAVIDAATDAEAAKGGADAKCVISKLIKHADVLIEAFGNARTEKNGNSSRFSKFCTVHIDREERIKSVHMKKFLFDKGRLTNRRANESSFNIFYYIINGSSEKFKNMYFLKNVQDYNILKNEGNIEKSIDYSTKFLELLKSLNYIFDDDKEIDFIFSVLSALLLLGNVESVRTLARKSIFRKSFLCESSPNYEELQKNLENSSDDLQIDSNTKSFLIACKLLNIDAEELVKYFTTNYLFNDVILMKIHNEMKIHKKIENFIKTCYEELFNWVLHKINNKCTNGIKEEIGKNDNYINILDLIHFENFREQNSLYELLVNTSSEAVQKMQIDFLYKRRTQELQEEGIELFYDISSIDNEKLYNSLVQGEQTTSSLFSYLESVSTKKLFNKSNLHISVVNAFRNNKFIKKDYNCCDGSNDYNDDDKDDDNHYNNDNDNDNDNDNDNDNDNDNDNHSENPSELNKKAFVVVHSGGEVLYHTENFIDTNIEILTNRFIDLVKKSGNVYMQQLCTAFKYDDNGNIVEEKRRYSIQSALKLFRRKYDTKNQMAVTVLRNNLLELSKMQENTFCHFIMCIKSNSGNKDLYSFDTRMVLKQITYFHIVHMGQLKGRYFPHSFRFSEFLSIFNLKKGGGEGGDSVTTNTAIGLARGNRNNGDVDEYIEQEDDVKRGVYNKEVGNNKLDMEVEDMKVMEDLQEERDNKMIYGDEADGKEEAHNEGLEREEVQNLLKSYNISRKEWILGESKVFMSDVSLKILINHRFPKLPELLKNGEDEEENLIDDEENPWKNEAKERTMYLDCVKLNKKRDRKEVKEEGQTEIEMEMEGDREMEMERESEMERESEMERESEMEREREMEMERESEMERESEMDMERDREREKRDLYAYSLKGTRELNNEKQRYEDDEEFNEEEITSEQEEEFEVADLKKIDEYHNYDGVNEDDPVLRSNNEICKEGEEENRELVEPTDKEVNKSFEVIESNNKETKIEENKGEDSLEDYEMMNLVHSETIFKNRLDELNDDLKKFNPIISHVQKDNVYNKGIENPYSKKYMQSTINEKSDNEEENGKQDEEKSGNTHSGEVKGEKSAENEERNEQQNEMQNEQQNEGEEGEKEGHVNGAEMGEDDPNKNEAKKGEKKKKKKRRRKKKRSSLTSRKEEEEEADQENRADVNEEKVKGEEGGDDKEEMKEEQNDLDEINKEKNDLDESNKEKNDLDESNKEQNDLGESNKEQNDLGESNKEQNDLGEGKDEKSDLGESNKEKNYLSEGKDEKSDLGEVKAEVSCLGEHTLSKNDTDNEGMKEKEVHEVEEVHEADAQADHRKDEDENGEDVRDGEAENNEKKVEEVAEGKIRELDDNEENMEEDEEENIKTDEMVEFIAKEHEMEEEQEERLEEEIVKGEERTKKDEMESEKSQEYIMGSEKSQEDIMGSEKSQEDIMGSEKSQDDIMEMDRSQENVMEMDRSQENVIEMDISQEDVMEMDRSQEDVMEMDRSQEDVMEEGDGKEEDDADNNEKKMNDLTQQEDMNMSNEDTKNMFDEDPVDENYIGYNINCFKGVLPTKIKKNMNKLLSHKSEEINYIKRMLDCYDCTQDGIYEHCIIETNYGNNIIEGEELGLYNNADLKNPRKKNDLLSHLNDIYICQANEKKHLMTILKKMVSTIEMVHGRKWNIFLCSCEYYFKSFVANEDKLILDQPNSSDTLKNKLLYNEECNYHNNENEEVHKHNCSPIVEYLTLPTNKDTHEISISNNADKKYIKDNYNILCFRSRNTTKLDFMNSKAFYESIHYKKVRTKNITHVHTDFSYMDDKMKCNFKQHVINEFINNPNITMEDIGDSLLSLATHFYHDKKGTWCVFVSKRKAFTGVVNIVKNRYLRMTAKNGNRRYNIVLFETPV